GACAGCATGGTCACGCTGGCGTCAACGTTGCTCGCGACGGTCGTGGTCGTGGCCGTAGGGCTTGCGCTCGGTGTGTGGGCCGGGCGGAACCGCCGGGTCGACACCTGGATCCGTCCGGTGCTGGACGCGGGGCAGACGATGCCGCCGTTCGTGTACCTGGTGCCGTTCCTGGCGTTGTTCGGGACGAGCCGGTTCACCGCGATCGCGGCCGCGGTGGTGTTCGCCGTACCGGTGACCACCAAGATCGTTGCGGACGGCATCAGGGCGGTGCCGGTCGCGACCGTCGAGGCGGCGAACTCGGTCGGCTCGAGCGCCTGGCAGGTGATCAGCAAGGTGCAGTTGCCGGTGGCCCGGCGGGCGATCACGCTCGCGGTCAACCAGGGGCTGATCTACGTGTTGTCGATGGTGGTCGTCGGCGGACTGGTCGGCGCGGGCGCGCTCGGGTACGACGTGGCCGCCGGCTTCGCGCAGAGCGAGTTGTACGGCAAGGGGCTGGCCGCCGGGCTGGCGATCGTGCTGCTCGGCGTCATGCTCGACCGCATCACGCAGGCGGCAGCGCGCCGTACTCAGAACTTCCAAAACAGAGGAGACAAGCGGTGAAGAAACTCCGGTACGCCGGTGTGCTGACGGCGGTCGCGCTCGCGCTGGCCGGGTGCGGTGGGGAGAAGGTCGGCGCGGACCAGCCGGCGGCCGGGGGGAAGGACTGCGGCACGTTCAACCTGACCGTGAGCCCGTGGGTCGGGTACGAGGCGAACGCCGCCGTGGTGGCGTACGTCGCGACCAAGGACCTCGGCTGCACCGTGGTGAAGAAGAACCTCAAGGAGGAGATCGCCTGGCAGGGCTTCTCCACCGGCGAGGTGGACGTGAACCTGGAGAACTGGGGCCACGAGGACCTGAAGAAGAAGTACATCACCACCGACAAGGTCGCGGTCGAGGCCGGCTCCACCGGGGTCAAAGGCGTGATCGGCTGGTACGTACCGCCGTGGATGGCCGCCAAGTACCCGGACATCACCGACTGGAAGAACCTCAACAAGTACGCCGCTCTGTTCAAGACGTCGGAGTCCGGCGGCAAGGGGCAGCTGCTCGACGGCGACCCGTCGTACGTGACGAACGACGAGGCGCTGGTGAAGAACCTGGCGCTGAACTACAAGGTCGTGCAGAGCGGCAGCGAGACCGCGCTGATCCAGGCGTTCCGGGACGCGGAGAAGAACAAGCGGCCGCTGCTCGCGTACTTCTACGAGCCGCAGTGGTTCTTCAACGAGGTCAAGCTGGTGAAGATCAACCTGCCCGCGTACAAGGCCGGCTGCGACGCCGACCCGGCGAAGATCGCCTGCGACTACCCGCCGTACGACCTCGACAAGATCGTCTCGAAGAAGTTCGCCGACTCCGGTAGCCCGGCGTACGACCTGGTCAAGAACTTCAAGTGGACCAACGAGGACCAGAACGCCGTCGCCCGCATGATCGCGGTCGACAAACTCACCCCCGACCAGGCGGCCGAGAAGTGGGTCAAGGACAACCAATCCAAGGTCAACGCCTGGCTCGGACGGCGTTAATGCTTCCCTCGCTTTGCTCGGGAAGTAATTCGGTCCACGTCGAAGCGTTCACCTGGCGGCAGCGGTACGCCGATCTGCTGACGTAGCGCTGCCGCTTCGGCGAGCAGTTCGAGGGCGCGGCCGGGATCCTCGGCCGCGCCGGCCAGCCCTTCGAGGGCGAGTGCGATCGCCCGCTGGTCACCGAACCGGCGGGCGAGCTCCAGTGCGCGCTGGTGCAGCGTGCGGGCGGTCGTGAGGTCGCCGCGCTGTTCGGCGATGTAGCCGAGTTGGTTGGTGATGAACGCGATGCCAGGGGTGCCGCCGATCTGCGTCAGCCACCTGAGCCACTTGGTGAAGTGCCGCTCGGCGTCGTCGAGGCGGCCCTGGCGGCGCGCGGCCAGGCCGAGGCCGACCTCGGCGTACTCCTCGGCCGACTTGTTGGACTGCTCGATCGCCAACTGCCGGGCCCGCTCGTGCAGCTCGTCGGCCCGCGCGTAGTCGCCGGTCAGCAGCGCGATCCGCCCCAGGCCCGCGGTGCGGAACGAGACCTCCGCCCACAACCCGAGATCCTCCGCACGCCGGACCGCGTCCTCCAGGTACGCCGTGGCGGTCGGATAGTCACCACTGATCTCGGCGGCCACGATCAGCGCGTACGTCGCCTGCAGCCGGCCCCAGTCGTCGTCGAGCGCGTCGAACAGCTCGAGGCTCCGCAGGCTGTCCCGGCGCATGGCGCCCAGATCCGCACGCACGATGTGCAGCTGCGACCGGGTGCTCAGTGCCGCCGCGAGCCCCCAGCGGTCGCCGCGTTCGGTGAACGCCTCGATCGTCCGGTCGATCCGGGTGAACAGCACCTCCGCGTCGCCGTACGCCCATCGGGTCATCGTCAGGAACCAGAGCGCGCGCGGGTCGTCGCCGACGGCCCGCAACGCTTCCTCACCGGCTTCTGCGACATCGGTGGCCTGGGCGTCGGTCGCCGCCATGCCCGCCAGCCAGACCATGGCCTGCGCCCGGAGCGCCGGCTCCTGGTCGGGCAGTGCGAGGGCGGCGGCGAGCGTACGACGTGCTTCGCCGAGCCGGCCGCGCAGGTACCGGTACCAGGCGAGCGCCGTCGCGAGCTCGAGTGAGGGCGGGGCCGCCCGGAAGTTCGCTGCCTCCTGGTCGAGCCGCAGCAGCCACTCCCGCTGGCCGGGGCCGTGCAGGTCGGCCTGGCGCGCGAGCGCGAGGTAGTACGCCGCGTGCCGGTTCCGGACTGCCGTCTCCTCGCCGGCCTCGCTCAGCCGCTCCAGACTGTAGGCAGCGACAGACTCGAGCAGTCGATACCGGCCGCCGCTCGCCACCACCAGCGACTTGTCGACCAGCGCCAGCAGGAGCTGTTCGGGCAGATCGCTCACCTCGGCAGCGGCCTCCGGTGAGAACGTGCCGGCCTGGACCGCGAGTCTCCGGAGCATCTGGCGCTCCTCCGCGTCCAGCAGGTCCCAGCTCCAGTCGATCGTCGCCCGCAGTGTGCGCTGGCGCTCCGGACCACCCTTGCCACCGGTCAGCAACCGGAAGCGGTCGTCCAGACGCTTGGCCAGGCCTTGGACGCCCAGTGCGCGCACACGGGTTGCCGCCAGCTCCAATGCGAGCGGGATGCCGTCGAGCCGTTCGCAGATCGCAGTCACGTCGTCGGTGACACCAGCCCGGGCCTGGAACAGCTCTTCTGCGGCTGCTGCTGTCAGGGGCGGCACGTCGAGCACACGCTCACCAGTCAGGCCGAGAGGCTCCCGACTGGTCGCGAGTACGCGTAGACCGGGAGCTGCTGCGAGCAATCGCCGTACGAGGTCTGCCAGGTCCAGGTGCTCGCAGTTGTCGAGGATGAGCAGTAGCTGCCTGCTGCTGAGTGAATCGAGCAGCCGCGGGAGGAGGTCGGTTGACTCGTCGCGGAGACCTAGTGCGGTGGCCAGCGCGTCCAGTACGTCGCCCTGCCGCAGCGGAGCGAGCTCGACCAGGCAGGCGTTGGTCGCGTTGCGGCCGAGCTCCAACGCCAGACGCGTCTTTCCGACTCCACCGGGACCGACCAGCGTCATGAGCCGGTTGCCGGCCAGTTGCTCCTGCGCCTCGGCCAGCGTGTCCGCCCGGCCGATCAAATCGTTGAGCGGTTCCGGGAGTGCGGTCGGGCGTCGGAGCGACGGCTCGTGCCGGAGGATCGCCTGATGCAGCTCGGCCAGCTCGGGTCCGGGGTCGGCACCGAGCTCCTCGGCCAGCGCGGTCCGAAGCTCGGCGTACTGGTCGAGCGCCTCATGCTGGCGCCCTGCCCGGTAGAGCGCCTTGAGGTGTACGGCGTGCAGTCGCTCGTCGAGAGGGCGCTGCTGGACCAGCGCGATCGTCTGTCGCAGTACGTCGTCGCCGCGGTCGGACAGTTGCTCGATCGCCGTGAGGTACAGGTCCTCCAGGTGCTCGCGGGTCGCTCGGGCGAACTCGTGGTCGGCGTACGGCTGTCCACGCCACAACGCGAGCGCCTCCGGTAGCCGACCCGTCCGAACGTGCTGCTCGAAGAGGTTGCTGTCGACAACGTCTGCGGTCAGCGTGTAGCCGGCCGGGCCGTGCTGGACGAGGCTGCGAGCGCCAGGCTCGGCACGGTCCAGTGTGGTGCGCAGTTGGGACACGCGGGCCTGCAGCGTGCCGGTCGCGTTGCGCGGCGGTCGGGTGCCCCACAGGTCGTCGATCAGCCGGTCCGCGCTGACAGGCCGGCCCTGGTTCGCCAGCAGGTCGAGGAGCAGCGTCCGGACCTTCGTGTCGGGTACTGCGACCGGTACGCCGGTGTCCGTCCGCACGAGCAGCGGCCCGAGCACCCCGAAGTACATACCCGTAGTAAACCCGTAGCGGGTTCTTCGAGCATCGGGTGCATGAGTTCACGTGAAGCAGTGACAGTGATCGGGCTCGGTTCGATGGGGTCCATGATGGCCAGGACGTTCGTCGCGGCCGGCCATCCGACCACCGTCTGGAACCGGACGCCCGGCAAGACGGACGGTCTGGGAGCGGTACCGGCGGCGACCGCGGCCGAGGCGGTGGCCGCGAGCAAGGTCGTGGTGATCAGTCAGGTCGACTACGGCGCGATGTTCGATTCGCTGGCCGACGCGGACCTGCGGGGGCGGGTCCTGTTCAACCTCAGCTCGGACAGCCCGGAGCGGTTGCGGAAGGCGACTGAATGGGTGGTCGAGCGCGGCGGGACGCTGGTGACCGGCGGCATCATGGTGCCGCCACCGGGGATCGGCCAGCCCGGGTCGTACGTGTTCTACGCCGGTCCTGAGGAGGCCCTCGCCGCACACCAGGCGACGTTGGAGGTGCTCGGCCGGGTCGACCACGTCGGCACCGACCCCGGCCAGGCGATGCTCTACTACCAGGCCATGCTGAACATCTTCTGGTCCACGTTGATCAGCTACTTCTACTCGGCGAGCCTGGTCGGCAACGCCGAACAACTACGCCCGTACGTCGCGACGATGCTCACCGACCTGGCCGAGGACGGTCCTATGGGCTTCCTCCGCATCCTGACCGCGGAACTGGAATCCGGTGAACATCCCGGCGCTGAGAACAACCTCCACATGCAGGCCGTCGGGGCCGAGCACGTCGTACAGGCGTTCGCCGAGGCAGGCCTCGACGCAACCGTGCCGAGCGCGGTGGCCGCACTGTTCGCCCGCGCAGACGCCGCAGGGTACGGCGCCGACGGCCTGAGCGCGCTGGTCGAACTCGTCCGGAAGCCCAGCTAGGCGGCCGTGGTCAGTTTGCACTGACCGTCGACGCAGTCGCGTTGGAGCTTTCCGCGGGAGATCGCTTCGATCAGGCCGATGACCCAGCAGGTGGGGCAGCCCCGGAAGGCCAGGAGGGTCACGGGAAGGAGCAGGAGGCTGACTGGCCCGATGGCCGGCATCAGGGCGAAGGCGGCGATCAGGCTGCCGAAGCCGATGACGCCGCGAACCAGGTGACGGGGCAGCGAGGTGCTGGCGAAGGTCATGTGGGGGCTCCCAGGGATTCGCGCACGGTGCTGCGGGCGCGGTGCAGACGGGACTTCATGGCAGGGACCGTGAGGCCGAGGGCCTTGGCGACCATCGGGCCGCTGTAGCCCTGGACGTCGCGGAGGATCAGGACGCTGCGCTGGTCGGCCGGCAGTTGCGCGATGGCTGCGGCAACTGCCTGCGCCTCCAGTTGGCGCAGCGCCTCCTCCTCCGCCGAGGGCGCCGTCTGGGCGGCCATTGGCTGGTCGCGCAGTACGGCGCGTGCTCGGCGGATGCACTCGTTGCGGATGATGCGGAACATCCACGACGTGAGGGCGCTCGTCGCGCGGAGCATGCCGATCTTGCGGTACAGGATGATCAACGCCTCCTGCGCCGCGTCCTCGGCGTCCTCCGGTGTCGCGCACAGCGTCCGGGCGAGCCGCCGTACGGTCGGATGCGAGTCCGCGACGAGTGCCGTGAGGGCGTCGACGTCGCCCTGCTGAGCGGCGCGGATCAGCTGTTCGTCGAGGTCAGCCACGGGCCCTCCGGCGCAGTACGACGACGCTGCAGGTGCCCAGCAGGAGGACGGCGACGACGGCCGCGACGATCAGGGTGACGGTCATGGTGAGCTCCTTCATCGGGTGCGATTTCGGGAGTAAGAGGCACCGGCCCGGCGAAAGGATTCAGGCTGAAGCGGGCTTGAGCTTGTTCACACGGGCCGGGGGCAACTATCACGATCTTGGCGGGCAACGCCGATGACACGCCGGATTTCGGACAAAACCGGGTAAGTTCTCTTCCATGATCATCGTGACAGCTGCACTGAAGGGCGGGGTCGGGAAGACAACCACGTCGGTGTACTTGGCCGCGCTGGCATCCTCCAACCGTCGCACAGCCACTCTGATCGACGCCGATCCGCAGGGTAGCGCCGCGGACTGGATCGCGGAGTCCGAGGACGACCAACTGAACAGGATCGAGATCGCGGAGGCGCCGACCGAGCGCCTGCTGAGCAAGGCGGTGGACAAGGTCCCGCCGGAGGGTATCGGCATCGTCGACATGCCCCCGTCCCACGAGCGGATGCTCAACAAGGCGCTCGAACGGGCCCGGATCGTGGTCATCCCGACCCGCGTTGGCGGCGTCGAGACACCCCGCGTGAAGGCCGTGCTGGAGCTCGTCCCGGACGACGTACCGGTCGGCCTGGTGATCTGCTCGGCGCGTACCTACACGCGTTCGTACCAGGAAGCCATGCAGCAGTACGCCCAGGAGAACATCCCGGTCTGGGGCACCATCCCCGAGCGGGTCTCGATCACCGCCGGGCCGACCGGACCGCTCGCGGCCGACGGCCTCGAGTCCTACAAGAAGGTCTGGCGCAAGATCCTCGCCGCCGCACGGACCTGACGCTTCGCCGGCAGTGCTCCGTTCAGCGTTGGAGGGGCGGTTCGCCTCGAACGTACGAGCGGAGCACAGTCGCGGCCGCGCCGCGGGCCCAGTCGTCGAAGGTGTGGGAGCGGAGCATCAGCCGGCAGTCCCCGGCCGCGCCGAACGCGTGCTCCGCGAAGGCGCGCCGCATCCGTTCCTCGTACAGGTCGTACTCCGCGACGCCCTCGCCGGCGATCATCACCAGCTCCGGCCCGACCAGGTTCACCATCGCGGCCAGGGCGGCGCCGATCACCTCACCGGCCCGGTCGAACGCCTCGCGCGCGTGTTCGTTGCCCTCGTGCGCCAACTTGATCGCACCGGCCAGGTCCAGGTCCGCTCGCCCGGTGGTCTCCCGCGCCCGCGTCAGGATCGCGTCCGACGACGCCACGGTCTCCACGCAACCGCGCCGGCCGCAGGTACACACCAGGTCGCCCGGCGCGAGCGGCAGGTGGCCGAGCTCGCCCGAGACGCCGTACGCCCCGGACACCACCTCGCCGTTGATGTAGAGCCCGCAGCCGATACCAGAGCCGATCGTCACGACCGCGAACGAGTCCGCGTTCACCCCGGCCCCGAACCAGTGCTCAGCCACGGTCAGCGCGCGGACGTCGTTCGACACCACGATCGGTACGCGAACCCGTTTGCCGAGTAGCTCCGCGACCGGGACGCTACGCCAGCCCATCAGCGGTGAGTCCCGCACGACGCCGTGAGCCGCGTCGACGTCGCCCGACACCGCGATCCCGATCCCGGCGAGCGGACCGGCCACCGCCGTACCGGACTTGAGCGCCGCGATCAGCGCCTTCACGTGCCCGGCGAGCTGCTCGATCACCGCCTCGGGGTCGGTGCTGTCCAGGTCCTCGTGCCGCACGTTGAGGATCCCCGCGGTGAAGTCGGTGGTGAC
This Kribbella sp. NBC_00482 DNA region includes the following protein-coding sequences:
- a CDS encoding ABC transporter substrate-binding protein; translation: MKKLRYAGVLTAVALALAGCGGEKVGADQPAAGGKDCGTFNLTVSPWVGYEANAAVVAYVATKDLGCTVVKKNLKEEIAWQGFSTGEVDVNLENWGHEDLKKKYITTDKVAVEAGSTGVKGVIGWYVPPWMAAKYPDITDWKNLNKYAALFKTSESGGKGQLLDGDPSYVTNDEALVKNLALNYKVVQSGSETALIQAFRDAEKNKRPLLAYFYEPQWFFNEVKLVKINLPAYKAGCDADPAKIACDYPPYDLDKIVSKKFADSGSPAYDLVKNFKWTNEDQNAVARMIAVDKLTPDQAAEKWVKDNQSKVNAWLGRR
- a CDS encoding BTAD domain-containing putative transcriptional regulator; amino-acid sequence: MYFGVLGPLLVRTDTGVPVAVPDTKVRTLLLDLLANQGRPVSADRLIDDLWGTRPPRNATGTLQARVSQLRTTLDRAEPGARSLVQHGPAGYTLTADVVDSNLFEQHVRTGRLPEALALWRGQPYADHEFARATREHLEDLYLTAIEQLSDRGDDVLRQTIALVQQRPLDERLHAVHLKALYRAGRQHEALDQYAELRTALAEELGADPGPELAELHQAILRHEPSLRRPTALPEPLNDLIGRADTLAEAQEQLAGNRLMTLVGPGGVGKTRLALELGRNATNACLVELAPLRQGDVLDALATALGLRDESTDLLPRLLDSLSSRQLLLILDNCEHLDLADLVRRLLAAAPGLRVLATSREPLGLTGERVLDVPPLTAAAAEELFQARAGVTDDVTAICERLDGIPLALELAATRVRALGVQGLAKRLDDRFRLLTGGKGGPERQRTLRATIDWSWDLLDAEERQMLRRLAVQAGTFSPEAAAEVSDLPEQLLLALVDKSLVVASGGRYRLLESVAAYSLERLSEAGEETAVRNRHAAYYLALARQADLHGPGQREWLLRLDQEAANFRAAPPSLELATALAWYRYLRGRLGEARRTLAAALALPDQEPALRAQAMVWLAGMAATDAQATDVAEAGEEALRAVGDDPRALWFLTMTRWAYGDAEVLFTRIDRTIEAFTERGDRWGLAAALSTRSQLHIVRADLGAMRRDSLRSLELFDALDDDWGRLQATYALIVAAEISGDYPTATAYLEDAVRRAEDLGLWAEVSFRTAGLGRIALLTGDYARADELHERARQLAIEQSNKSAEEYAEVGLGLAARRQGRLDDAERHFTKWLRWLTQIGGTPGIAFITNQLGYIAEQRGDLTTARTLHQRALELARRFGDQRAIALALEGLAGAAEDPGRALELLAEAAALRQQIGVPLPPGERFDVDRITSRAKRGKH
- a CDS encoding NAD(P)-dependent oxidoreductase, with the translated sequence MSSREAVTVIGLGSMGSMMARTFVAAGHPTTVWNRTPGKTDGLGAVPAATAAEAVAASKVVVISQVDYGAMFDSLADADLRGRVLFNLSSDSPERLRKATEWVVERGGTLVTGGIMVPPPGIGQPGSYVFYAGPEEALAAHQATLEVLGRVDHVGTDPGQAMLYYQAMLNIFWSTLISYFYSASLVGNAEQLRPYVATMLTDLAEDGPMGFLRILTAELESGEHPGAENNLHMQAVGAEHVVQAFAEAGLDATVPSAVAALFARADAAGYGADGLSALVELVRKPS
- a CDS encoding RNA polymerase sigma factor, which codes for MADLDEQLIRAAQQGDVDALTALVADSHPTVRRLARTLCATPEDAEDAAQEALIILYRKIGMLRATSALTSWMFRIIRNECIRRARAVLRDQPMAAQTAPSAEEEALRQLEAQAVAAAIAQLPADQRSVLILRDVQGYSGPMVAKALGLTVPAMKSRLHRARSTVRESLGAPT
- a CDS encoding ParA family protein; its protein translation is MIIVTAALKGGVGKTTTSVYLAALASSNRRTATLIDADPQGSAADWIAESEDDQLNRIEIAEAPTERLLSKAVDKVPPEGIGIVDMPPSHERMLNKALERARIVVIPTRVGGVETPRVKAVLELVPDDVPVGLVICSARTYTRSYQEAMQQYAQENIPVWGTIPERVSITAGPTGPLAADGLESYKKVWRKILAAART
- a CDS encoding ROK family transcriptional regulator, which codes for MPLRPHRPLPLATPAGVEVLTKILTQGPIPRVEIARRTGLSQAAVTKAVAPLIETGFVTDQAAPADGDGQLGIGRPVSPLTVVPSSVSVIGVKVTPTSLIGVTTDFTAGILNVRHEDLDSTDPEAVIEQLAGHVKALIAALKSGTAVAGPLAGIGIAVSGDVDAAHGVVRDSPLMGWRSVPVAELLGKRVRVPIVVSNDVRALTVAEHWFGAGVNADSFAVVTIGSGIGCGLYINGEVVSGAYGVSGELGHLPLAPGDLVCTCGRRGCVETVASSDAILTRARETTGRADLDLAGAIKLAHEGNEHAREAFDRAGEVIGAALAAMVNLVGPELVMIAGEGVAEYDLYEERMRRAFAEHAFGAAGDCRLMLRSHTFDDWARGAAATVLRSYVRGEPPLQR